The following coding sequences are from one Brienomyrus brachyistius isolate T26 chromosome 15, BBRACH_0.4, whole genome shotgun sequence window:
- the frem1b gene encoding LOW QUALITY PROTEIN: FRAS1-related extracellular matrix protein 1b (The sequence of the model RefSeq protein was modified relative to this genomic sequence to represent the inferred CDS: deleted 1 base in 1 codon) has protein sequence MEMFMLWRGFSSLLGLFPLCWAQSLVQLNVGLQVEVVMNEPVTQRVGVFTPQVFDCHFLPDEVKYTHNGSPLLQEDTVMLRVYSFTDSETFIEPVSVSVRVVEPHDSLIKFGSVPLEVQTFYGLSNTLDSRVLTFQNRPGYICNVRLLTSETNMPALGQLVTDESVGTVPVTHMENTPPSNSGPRRGRQTGLLCPGNKPCSHNAKEVNFLKVNCEEFLNSDFKYQHRSPPSPETDYIPLRVELRDHNSRALLEAESVWIPVLIRGALQNQPPHAAFMSMFILEVDQFILTPMTTAALDAKDDETPQAQLVFNVTRPPSEGYITHLEDHTKAIASFTWQDLHEMKIAYQPPNCSHTGRRNYEVEFQAIDSSFVPSPAIMVHFSVRTAETNAPRVSWNMGLDLLEGQSRPITWENLQIVDSDDIRAVYLVAVEGPLHGQLSVRGGKGFMFKVHDLHEGVVMYHHSDSDTTRDHIVFRITDGQHSIRHRFPINILPKDDTPPILINNMALEVPEGGSLLLEEYMLLASDLDSSDDYILYQILTAPRAGEVIKRSSPQLPGVPVTSFLQRDLLLGLIYYRHLGDELFEDSFDFILSDSHQPPNLSQRHTVVVHVSPVKDQLPHEVPGAVRSLTVKETEVIHLTQSHLHFRDPESPDTDLTYSITRPCFRPTAAWLADAGRLFYADSALSMKKEPASPVLKTFTQHAVNHLKVGYMPPLEDIGPDPIFVQFVFSVSDQQGGALSDLVFNITVMPVDNQPPEIFVNLLRLEEGGGVFLTEEHILVRDTDSRGDQLLVRLRTVPEHGRVELQGVPLTAGDSFTMQDLRMLRVRYIHDDSETLEDAISFMATDGTNSADGRLPVQILPVNDQPPLLGLGLHSGLTCEEGGRVQITGENLFATDADGDDGRLTYMLAREPALGELQRAGVTVDKFSQQDVLQELIFYVHTGGEIGPHPVSDPVTLIVSDGEAGAPEGCCHGDAPPVPLHGFLPVYDLNITVLPVNNQAPVITIGHMFMVDEGSIACLCGGFLGATDADTPQDELLFSLDLPPEHGFIENTLPSPGFEKSNAGLGVVSFSFLHLNAGYINYVQARHRGVEATVDRFVVKVSDGVQKSVPVPFYVIINPTNDEEPSLLLGNFSVAEGGMKDLGPDLLDAVDLDVPADTLTFSVLVPPAHGMLLNGIYGLQMGRYLEMEHGLLQRTLLVKSFTIQQLRQGMKIIYMHDDTETFKDAFSMQLTDGIRAVQGTAHVRVLPVNDEKPWLRRNAGLELVAMERRVISSVLLEMEDADTPTHELFYILSAIPRFGQLQLKVGAGWTDLRSGQNFSQEDVEMNRLWYQQTAKQGLKGHDGFRFHLSDGHHLSAPHSFVISLQAVPRGDLTLITRPVTLTEGERAVLTTDVLLAADGVDRAEELLYIVLVRPEHGQLHAVQNPGVPLDTFSQLDVAALRVCYTHDNSRMASQDVFSFVISNGVASKNGTLLFLIRHSDRIPPTLTNNKGLQLTEGAVVPISSDALELTDPDTAAENLTYTLTQQPQHGKLLLRGHPLPQSRFTQADINNWDLTYQHQSGPAQADTFSFLPSDGTNMGFLQHGQLSEEAVTFTIQVEFVDREPPGLVTKRIASVVENFPGGKQGIYITSRDLRASDPDSPDQELQFTILRPPYFGHLENTLTGGYIKGRFTQQDLNQRAVLYVIWPSIQGTEDSFQFQVSDPAGNSMPPEVLEVKWSRVEFSVTCFRVCENVGMLALQVTRSGNSVDPAYVGIQVENGTAKVGKDFTHSSANLIQFDPGVNVKTWNIYIKDDGLEETNEKFQVVLKGQKNTVLGQKNRTTIEIVDPRGGYCDPHELLPNDGEGQPAPSAPPSLHSGPSQLVDPLTPDPDADHWENYRPRGDVPNKHGFLEGGETPQDQPVRRPQTALGRRGHVVHPSGVELRNGERIWTFHGINPARPEERNLGVQSAPQVHPELEIMPIWSWPGHHHRDEGSETAGGDQFPPRTHLERLTKKTEDFPADTCPSGWTARESRCFILSHSRTTGSSAQHTCTLLFNSNLTSVHSKRDMAWLWKFAGKQPFWIGLTGYRGQWTWTDGHSLTFSRLKKQSSTEFHSQDRLGLQCVLVQNQKKWTPKNCTTGPEYKYICTVPTQNVPQQ, from the exons ATGGAGATGTTCATGCTCTGGAGAGGATTCTCATCCCTGCTTGGTCTCTTTCCACTCTGCTGGGCACAGAGTCTTGTCCAGCTGAATGTAGGACTGCAG GTGGAGGTGGTGATGAACGAGCCCGTGACACAAAGAGTGGGCGTTTTCACTCCCCAG GTTTTCGACTGCCACTTCTTGCCAGATGAAGTTAAATACACCCATAATGGCAGCCCACTGCTGCAGGAGGACACGGTCATGCTGAGAGTCTATAG CTTCACAGATTCCGAGACTTTCATAGAACCTGTGTCAGTGAGCGTCAGGGTGGTTGAGCCCCACGACAGTCTTATCAAGTTTGGGAGCGTACCTCTGGAGGTTCAAACGTTCTACGGCCTGTCCAACACCTTGGACAGCAGAGTTCTAACATTCCAGAACAGACCGGGATATATTTGTAACGTCAGACTCCTCACTTCCGAAACTAACATGCCGGCACTTGGGCAACTGGTCACGGATGAGTCCGTCGGCACAGTCCCAGTGACGCATATGGAGAACACGCCTCCATCCAACTCAGGGCCCAGAAGAG GCCGGCAGACAGGACTCCTATGCCCAGGAAATAAGCCCTGTAGCCACAATGCTAAGGAAGTCAATTTCCTGAAGGTCAACTGTGAGGAATTTCTTAATTCTGACTTCAAGTACCAGCACCGCAGCCCTCCGTCCCCCGAGACTGACTACATTCCTCTCAGGGTTGAGCTACGGGACCACAACTCAAGGGCTCTTTTGGAG GCTGAGAGTGTTTGGATCCCAGTCCTGATCCGGGGCGCCTTACAAAACCAGCCTCCCCACGCCGCGTTCATGTCCATGTTCATCCTGGAGGTGGACCAGTTCATCCTCACCCCCATGACCACGGCCGCGCTCGACGCCAAGGACGACGAGACCCCACAAGCGCAGCTTGTTTTCAACGTGACCAGACCTCCATCTGAGGGATACATCACGCACTTAGAGGACCACACCAAAGCGATCGCCTCCTTCACCTGGCAGGATCTCCACGAGATGAAGATCGCCTACCAGCCCCCTAACTGCAGTCACACTGGCAGAAGGAACTATGAG GTAGAATTCCAAGCCATCGACAGTTCATTTGTCCCTAGTCCTGCCATCATGGTTCACTTCTCAGTTCGGACGGCAGAGACAAATGCCCCTCGTGTCTCCTGGAATATGG GCCTGGATCTGCTGGAGGGCCAATCCAGACCAATCACCTGGGAGAATTTGCAAATCGTGGACAGTGACGACATCAGGGCGGTGTACCTGGTGGCTGTGGAAGGCCCTTTACATGGACAATTAAGCGTTCGAG GTGGGAAAGGCTTTATGTTCAAGGTGCATGACCTGCACGAGGGCGTGGTTATGTACCATCACTCGGACAGCGATACCACCCGCGACCACATCGTGTTCCGCATCACCGATGGCCAGCACAGCATCCGGCACCGATTCCCCATCAACATCCTCCCCAAGGATGACACGCCCCCGATCCTGATCAACAACATGGCTCTCGAGGTGCCCGAGGGGGGCTCGCTCCTGCTGGAGGAATACATGCTGCTGGCTTCAGATCTGGACTCCAGTGATGACTACATCCTGTACCAGATACTTACAGCCCCGCGGGCAGGCGAGGTCATCAAGAGGTCATCTCCCCAGCTCCCAG GAGTGCCGGTGACTAGCTTCCTGCAGAGGGACCTTCTCCTTGGCCTGATCTACTACAGACACCTAGGAGACGAGCTCTTTGAAGACTCCTTTGACTTCATCCTCTCCGACAGCCACCAGCCACCAAACTTATCCCAGAGACAT ACGGTGGTGGTTCACGTCTCTCCAGTGAAGGACCAGCTGCCGCACGAGGTGCCCGGCGCCGTTCGCTCGCTCACGGTCAAGGAGACCGAGGTCATCCACCTCACTCAGAGCCACCTGCACTTCAGAGACCCAGAATCCCCCGACACAGACCTGACCTACTCCATCACCCGGCCCTGCTTCAGGCCCACAGCTGCCTG GTTAGCAGATGCTGGCAGGCTTTTCTATGCTGACAGTGCTCTCTCCATGAAGAAGGAACCTGCTTCTCCAGTACTGAAGACTTTCACTCAG CATGCAGTGAACCACCTGAAGGTGGGGTACATGCCTCCACTTGAAGACATTGGACCAGACCCCATCTTTGTGCAGTTTGTTTTCTCTGTGAGtgaccagcagggcggcgcacTCAGCGACCTTGTCTTCAATATCACAGTTATGCCAGTGGACAATCAGCCTCCTGAG ATATTTGTCAACCTCCTACGACTCGAGGAGGGAGGAGGCGTATTTCTAACAGAGGAGCACATCCTGGTGCGGGACACGGACAGCCGAGGGGATCAGCTCTTGGTGCGGCTGCGGACGGTGCCTGAGCACGGAAGGGTTGAGCTGCAGGGGGTACCACTGACAGCGGGGGACAGCTTCACCATGCAGGACCTGCGGATGCTCCGGGTCAG GTACATCCATGACGACAGCGAGACCCTGGAAGATGCCATCAGCTTCATGGCGACAGATGGCACCAACTCCGCTGACGGCCGGCTGCCCGTGCAG ATCCTTCCAGTAAATGACCAGCCACCCCTGCTTGGCTTGGGGCTGCATTCGGGGCTGACCTGTGAGGAGGGGGGACGCGTGCAAATCACCGGCGAGAACCTTTTCGCCACGGACGCGGACGGCGACGACGGGCGTCTGACCTACATGCTGGCCCGTGAACCCGCTCTGGGTGAGCTCCAGAGGGCCGGCGTCACGGTGGACAAGTTCTCGCAGCAGGACGTCCTCCAGGAACTGATCTTCTATGTGCACACAG GAGGTGAGATCGGACCCCATCCCGTGTCCGACCCCGTCACCTTAATCGTGTCGGACGGAGAGGCTGGAGCTCCGGAGGGCTGTTGCCATGGAGATGCACCACCTGTCCCCCTGCACGGATTCCTTCCTGTATATGACCTTAACATCACCGTCCTACCTGTCAACAACCAGGCCCCTGTCATAACAATTG GGCACATGTTTATGGTGGATGAGGGGTCCATCGCCTGCCTCTGCGGCGGCTTCCTGGGAGCCACCGACGCTGATACCCCCCAAGACGAACTCCTGTTTTCCCTCGATCTCCCCCCAGAACATGGCTTCATAGAAAACACCTTGCCCTCACCCGGATTCGAGAAGAGCAACGCGGGGCTCGGAGTGG TCTCTTTCAGCTTTCTGCACCTCAACGCCGGGTACATTAACTACGTTCAGGCTCGGCACCGGGGGGTGGAGGCCACGGTGGACCGATTCGTGGTCAAAGTCAGCGACGGGGTGCAGAAGTCAGTCCCCGTCCCCTTCTATGTCATCATCAATCCCACGAATGACGAGGAGCCCTCTCTGTTGCTCGGCAACTTTTCA GTGGCAGAGGGAGGGATGAAGGATCTCGGCCCGGACCTTTTGGACGCGGTGGACCTGGACGTACCTGCAGACACCCTAACCTTCTCGGTCCTAGTGCCCCCGGCCCACGGGATGCTGCTGAACGGGATCTATGGCTTGCAGATGGGCCGGTACCTGGAGATGGAGCACGGCCTCCTCCAGCGTACCCTGCTCGTGAAGTCCTTCACTATTCAGCAGCTTCGGCAAG GAATGAAGATCATATACATGCACGATGACACAGAAACCTTCAAGGACGCTTTCAGCATGCAGCTGACAGATGGCATACGCGCGGTCCAGGGGACGGCACACGTCCGCGTCCTACCAGTCAATGATGAAAAGCCATGGCTGCGGAG AAATGCTGGTCTGGAGCTGGTGGCCATGGAGAGGAGAGTTATCTCCAGTGTGCTGTTGGAGATGGAAGATGCAGACACCCCAACCCATGAGCTGTTCTACATCCTCAGCGCCATCCCCCGATTCGGGCAGCTGCAGTTGAAG GTTGGGGCAGGCTGGACTGATCTGAGGTCAGGTCAGAACTTCAGCCAGGAGGATGTGGAGATGAACCGCCTGTGGTACCAGCAGACTGCCAAGCAGGGGCTCAAAGGACACGATGGCTTCCGCTTCCACCTAAGCGACGGCCACCACCTGTCAGCACCACATAGCTTTGTGATCTCGCTGCAGGCCGTGCCCAGAG GGGACCTCACCCTCATCACCAGGCCAGTGACCCTGACGGAAGGCGAAAGAGCTGTCCTGACGACAGACGTCCTGCTGGCGGCCGACGGCGTGGACCGAGCGGAGGAGCTGCTGTATATAGTGTTAGTGCGTCCGGAGCACGGGCAGCTGCACGCGGTCCAAAACCCGGGAGTCCCCCTCGACACCTTCTCCCAGCTGGACGTGGCTGCCCTGCGGGTGTGCTACACCCACGACAACAGCCGCATGGCCTCACAGGATGTGTTCAG CTTTGTCATCAGCAACGGAGTGGCGTCCAAAAATGGGACTTTACTCTTCCTCATCCGACATAGCGACCGCATCCCACCTACGCTGACCAACAATAAAGGCCTCCAGCTGACAGAGGGCGCTGTGGTGCCAATCTCCTCAGATGCCCTAGAGCTGACCGAC CCTGACACGGCAGCAGAGAACCTGACCTACACTCTGACCCAGCAGCCCCAACACGGGAAGCTGCTCCTAAGAGGACACCCCCTTCCCCAGTCAAGGTTTACCCAGGCTGACATTAACAACTGGGACCTGACCTACCAGCATCAGAGTGGCCCAGCCCAGGCAGATAcgttctccttcctgccctccgATGGCACCAACATGGGGTTCCTGCAGCATGGCCAGCTGAGTGAGGAGGCCGTTACCTTCACCATTCAG GTGGAGTTTGTGGACAGGGAGCCTCCAGGACTGGTGACCAAGAGGATCGCCAGTGTAGTGGAGAACTTTCCTGGAGGTAAACAGGGCATCTACATCACGTCCCGAGACTTGCGGGCCTCTGACCCCGACAGCCCCGATCAGGAGCTGCAGTTCACCATCCTGAGACCCCCCTACTTTGGGCACTTGGAGAACACCCTCACAG GGGGCTACATCAAAGGTCGCTTTACGCAGCAAGATCTGAACCAACGGGCTGTGCTGTATGTCATCTGGCCCAGCATCCAAGGGACTGAGGACAGCTTTCAGTTCCAAGTCAGTGACCCTGCAGGAAACTCCATGCCTCCGGAAGT aCTGGAGGTGAAATGGTCTCGAGTGGAGTTTTCGGTGACGTGTTTCCGCGTGTGTGAGAACGTGGGGATGCTGGCCTTGCAGGTGACGCGCAGTGGGAACAGCGTAGACCCCGCCTACGTTGGCATCCAG GTGGAAAATGGAACCGCAAAAGTAGGGAAAGATTTTACCCACAGCTCAGCTAATTTGATCCAGTTTGATCCAG GGGTGAATGTGAAGACGTGGAACATTTATATTAAAGATGATGGGTTAGAAGAAACCAATGAGAAATTTCAGGTGGTCCTGAAAGGGCAGAAGAACACGGTTCTGGGCCAGAAAAACAGAACCACCATAGAGATTGTGGACCCCAGAGGAG GGTACTGTGACCCACATGAGCTGCTTCCCAATGATGGAGAGGGGCAGCCGGCCCCCTCAGCTCCCCCCAGCCTCCACAGCGGTCCCTCGCAGCTTGTGGACCCGCTGACCCCGGACCCAGACGCAGACCACTGGGAAAACTACCGTCCCCGGGGGGACGTTCCGAACAAGCATGGCTTCCtggaggggggggagacgcCGCAGGACCAGCCTGTGAGGAGGCCCCAGACGGCCCTGGGCAGACGTGGTCACGTC GTTCATCCATCAGGCGTTGAGCTGAGGAACGGAGAGAGAATATGGACA TTCCACGGCATCAATCCTGCAAGGCCGGAGGAGAGAAACCTGGGAGTCCAGTCAGCACCTCAGGTCCACCCCGAACTGGAGATCATGCCTATCTGGAGCTGGCCCGGCCATCATCACAGGGACGAAGGGAGTGAGACTGCTGGgggggaccagttcccccctaGAACCCACCTAGAACGGCTCACGAAAAAG ACTGAGGACTTCCCAGCTGACACGTGTCCGTCGGGCTGGACGGCCCGAGAGAGCCGCTGTTTCATCCTGAGTCACAGCAGGACCACCGGGAGCAGCGCACAGCACACCTGCACTTTGCT GTTTAACAGCAACTTAACAAGTGTCCACTCCAAACGAGATATGGCCTGGCTATGGAAATTTGCCGGAAAGCAGCCATTTTGGATTG